One genomic segment of Nonomuraea coxensis DSM 45129 includes these proteins:
- a CDS encoding FAD-dependent monooxygenase codes for MQAIVIGAGIGGLAAAVALRRAGAGVTVLEQSPRISEVGAGLGLGPNAVGALTALGLAPRLDADVSLPTWTTRRRWQDGRELFKAPLAGTVEETYGHPFWFAHRGDLQRALLDAARDPAEPGRPAEVLLGRRVADVDPATGTVTTTDGERFTAEAVVAADGIRSVVRRRLFGAEEPVYAGHSGFRTQVPSERLLGDPELAEFVERNGFESWLGPGAHVVHCPFRRGSMINITACIEAPAIASGATAAPVGLDETLAHLDGWHEPLRRLITKGNGVTRYDIYTQPALETWHTGRVSLLGDACHPMLPYLGQGAAQAIEDGHALGAAFAAHPEPAAAFRAFESLRVRRANRVQALSAANATTFHLPDGPEQQERDRAVAAGATDSQVSAWLWQYQAPDRAVRDLAAVPE; via the coding sequence ATGCAAGCGATCGTCATCGGCGCGGGCATCGGCGGGCTCGCCGCGGCCGTGGCGCTGCGGCGGGCCGGAGCCGGCGTCACCGTCCTGGAGCAGTCGCCGCGCATCAGCGAGGTCGGGGCCGGGCTCGGCCTCGGGCCGAACGCGGTGGGCGCGCTCACGGCCCTCGGGCTCGCGCCCCGGCTGGACGCGGACGTCTCGCTCCCGACCTGGACGACCCGTCGTCGCTGGCAGGACGGGCGCGAGCTGTTCAAGGCCCCGCTCGCCGGGACCGTCGAGGAGACGTACGGGCACCCGTTCTGGTTCGCCCACCGGGGCGACCTGCAGCGCGCGCTGCTCGACGCGGCGCGGGACCCGGCGGAGCCGGGCAGGCCCGCCGAGGTGCTGCTGGGCCGGCGCGTCGCCGACGTGGACCCCGCGACGGGCACGGTCACGACCACGGACGGCGAGCGGTTCACGGCCGAGGCGGTCGTGGCCGCGGACGGCATCCGCTCCGTCGTCCGCAGGCGGCTGTTCGGCGCGGAGGAGCCCGTGTACGCCGGGCACAGCGGGTTCCGCACCCAGGTCCCGTCGGAGCGGCTGCTGGGCGACCCCGAGCTGGCGGAGTTCGTCGAGCGCAACGGCTTCGAGTCGTGGCTGGGCCCGGGCGCGCACGTCGTGCACTGCCCCTTCCGGCGCGGCTCGATGATCAACATCACCGCCTGCATCGAGGCCCCGGCCATCGCCTCCGGCGCCACCGCGGCCCCCGTCGGGCTGGACGAGACCCTGGCCCACCTCGACGGCTGGCACGAGCCGCTGCGCCGGCTGATCACCAAGGGCAACGGGGTGACCCGCTACGACATCTACACCCAGCCCGCGTTGGAGACCTGGCACACCGGGCGGGTGTCCCTGCTCGGCGACGCCTGCCATCCGATGCTGCCCTACCTCGGGCAGGGCGCCGCCCAGGCCATCGAGGACGGGCACGCGCTCGGCGCGGCCTTCGCCGCCCATCCGGAGCCGGCGGCGGCGTTCCGCGCCTTCGAGTCGCTGCGGGTCCGGCGGGCCAACCGGGTGCAGGCGCTGTCGGCCGCCAACGCGACGACCTTCCACCTGCCCGACGGCCCCGAGCAGCAAGAGCGCGACAGGGCCGTCGCCGCGGGCGCGACCGACTCCCAGGTCAGCGCGTGGCTGTGGCAGTACCAGGCCCCCGACCGCGCCGTACGGGACCTCGCGGCCGTCCCCGAATGA
- a CDS encoding ABC transporter ATP-binding protein, with protein MTETAGLSRTSPTSPGKDDRVAILEVDGLRKSYGSELVLEDITLRIFEGELVSIVGPSGCGKTTMLRCLSGLLPYEGGTVRIAGEEVTGPPDTLGLVFQDYSRSLLPWLSVADNVRLPLRYKQISKREAEERTAEALESVGLAAHTRKKPWQLSGGMQQRVAIARALAYHPRLLLMDEPFASVDAQTRVELEDLTLRLWAERDMTIAFVTHDIDEAIYLGGRIVVLTRTPTTIREVMPVDLPRPRDQIATKALDEFGRLRASVFGALGHHQ; from the coding sequence ATGACTGAGACGGCAGGGCTGAGCCGGACCTCCCCGACCAGCCCCGGCAAGGACGACCGTGTCGCGATCCTCGAGGTCGACGGCCTGCGCAAGAGCTACGGCAGCGAGCTGGTCCTGGAGGACATCACGCTGCGCATCTTCGAGGGCGAGCTGGTGTCCATCGTCGGCCCCTCGGGCTGCGGCAAGACCACGATGCTGCGCTGCCTGTCCGGGCTGCTGCCGTACGAGGGCGGCACCGTACGGATCGCCGGGGAGGAGGTCACCGGCCCGCCCGACACCCTCGGGCTGGTCTTCCAGGACTACAGCCGCTCGCTGCTGCCGTGGCTGAGCGTGGCCGACAACGTCCGGCTGCCGCTGCGCTACAAGCAGATCTCGAAGCGGGAGGCCGAGGAGCGCACGGCCGAGGCGCTGGAGTCGGTCGGCCTGGCCGCGCACACCCGCAAGAAGCCGTGGCAGCTCTCCGGCGGCATGCAGCAGCGCGTGGCCATCGCCCGCGCGCTGGCCTACCACCCGCGGCTGCTGCTGATGGACGAGCCGTTCGCCTCGGTGGACGCGCAGACCCGGGTCGAGCTGGAGGACCTCACGCTGCGGCTGTGGGCGGAGCGGGACATGACGATCGCGTTCGTCACGCACGACATCGACGAGGCGATCTACCTGGGCGGGCGCATCGTCGTGCTGACGCGGACGCCGACCACCATCCGCGAGGTCATGCCGGTCGACCTGCCGCGGCCCCGCGACCAGATCGCGACGAAGGCGCTGGACGAGTTCGGCCGCCTGCGCGCCTCGGTGTTCGGCGCTCTGGGGCACCACCAGTGA
- a CDS encoding ABC transporter permease — protein MRRLLYAVVVPALVTLAVAGLWWVLSASSTSLFFPPLRDILAAFATNWFSADFASMVLPSLWRVGLGMLIGIVAGVGAGAAIGSVRRAEPYVKPQLEFMRALPPILILPPMILVLGTGDGMKIAVIAASAVWPILLATVDGVRSLEPVRDDMGRVFGLPWRARFRWMILPTAVPHIWSGVRAALPIAFVVMVASEYYSSVNGIGYFVSQTSTSFRLADMWSAVVLLGLIGVVLNTLVAVAGRRLDKKFGENAHD, from the coding sequence ATGAGGCGACTGCTGTACGCCGTCGTGGTGCCCGCGCTGGTCACCCTGGCCGTCGCCGGGCTGTGGTGGGTGCTCAGCGCCTCCTCCACGTCGTTGTTCTTCCCGCCGCTGCGCGACATCCTGGCCGCGTTCGCGACCAACTGGTTCTCCGCGGACTTCGCGTCGATGGTGCTGCCCAGCCTGTGGCGGGTGGGTCTCGGCATGCTCATCGGGATCGTGGCGGGCGTCGGGGCCGGCGCGGCCATCGGGTCCGTACGCCGCGCGGAGCCGTACGTGAAGCCGCAGCTCGAGTTCATGCGCGCGCTGCCGCCCATCCTGATCCTGCCGCCGATGATCCTGGTGCTCGGCACCGGCGACGGCATGAAGATCGCCGTGATCGCCGCCTCCGCGGTGTGGCCGATCCTGCTGGCCACCGTGGACGGCGTGCGCTCGCTGGAGCCGGTGCGCGACGACATGGGCCGCGTCTTCGGCCTGCCCTGGCGGGCCAGGTTCCGCTGGATGATCCTGCCGACCGCCGTCCCGCACATCTGGAGCGGCGTGCGGGCCGCGCTGCCCATCGCGTTCGTGGTGATGGTGGCCTCCGAGTACTACTCCAGCGTCAACGGCATCGGCTACTTCGTCTCCCAGACCTCCACGAGCTTCCGCCTGGCGGACATGTGGTCGGCGGTCGTCCTGCTCGGCCTGATCGGCGTGGTGCTGAACACGCTGGTCGCCGTGGCGGGCCGCCGGCTCGACAAGAAATTCGGTGAGAACGCACATGACTGA
- a CDS encoding ABC transporter substrate-binding protein, giving the protein MSRLTLSLACGDYEITRALTDGQVRPDGIDLHVLTADKERIFRLDRRAECDVAEFNVVQYLRARERGEPLTAIPVFPHRRFRHGSIFVNTASGIRTVADLEGRAVGIGGYEPAAAVWIRGILQDEHGLNLDKVDWQDVFGAFGRLPDGQDAPLLPTDSAARHRIDDLLTTGGVSATVSAYNPPSLLAGDPAVARLFPDFPRVEREYYARTGVFPVMHVVTIRQEVVDRHPWVPASLTAAFTAARRAAMERLRNPRALPLAFVQDVWREQDELMGRDPWQYGLTRANERAMELIVRYAREQGITTGDPSVASLFTPVDVEPSGETTII; this is encoded by the coding sequence GTGAGCCGGCTCACGCTGTCGCTGGCGTGCGGTGACTACGAGATCACCCGCGCCCTCACGGACGGGCAGGTCCGGCCGGACGGCATCGACCTGCACGTGCTCACGGCCGACAAGGAGCGGATCTTCCGGCTGGACCGCCGCGCCGAGTGCGACGTCGCCGAGTTCAACGTGGTGCAGTACCTGCGGGCCAGGGAGCGCGGCGAGCCGCTGACCGCGATCCCGGTGTTCCCGCACCGCCGCTTCCGGCACGGCTCGATCTTCGTGAACACCGCGAGCGGCATCCGCACCGTCGCCGACCTGGAGGGCCGCGCGGTCGGCATCGGCGGGTACGAGCCGGCCGCGGCCGTGTGGATCCGCGGCATCCTCCAGGACGAGCATGGCCTGAACCTGGACAAGGTGGACTGGCAGGACGTCTTCGGCGCCTTCGGCCGCCTCCCCGACGGCCAGGACGCGCCCCTGCTCCCGACGGACAGCGCGGCCCGGCACCGCATCGACGACCTGCTGACCACGGGCGGCGTGAGCGCCACCGTGTCGGCCTACAACCCGCCGTCGTTGCTCGCCGGCGACCCGGCGGTGGCGCGGCTGTTCCCCGACTTCCCCCGGGTCGAGCGGGAGTACTACGCGCGGACCGGGGTGTTCCCCGTCATGCACGTGGTCACGATCAGGCAGGAGGTCGTCGACCGGCATCCGTGGGTCCCCGCCAGCCTGACGGCGGCCTTCACGGCGGCCCGCAGGGCCGCCATGGAACGGCTGCGCAACCCGCGCGCGCTGCCGCTGGCGTTCGTCCAGGACGTGTGGCGCGAGCAGGACGAGCTCATGGGCCGCGACCCGTGGCAGTACGGCCTCACCCGGGCGAACGAGCGCGCCATGGAGCTGATCGTGCGCTACGCCCGCGAGCAGGGCATCACGACCGGCGACCCCTCGGTGGCCTCGCTGTTCACCCCCGTGGACGTCGAGCCCAGCGGCGAGACCACGATCATCTGA